The following are encoded in a window of Chloroflexaceae bacterium genomic DNA:
- the dnaX gene encoding DNA polymerase III subunit gamma/tau, which translates to MASLSLYRKWRSQTFAELVGQEHVVRTLRNAIVEERVAHAYLFTGPRGVGKTSVARLLAKAVNCLAAERAARPCGQCEMCLEIAEGRAVDVIEMDAASNTSVEDARTLISGVMTRPTRGRYRVYIIDEAHMLSTAAFNALLKTLEEPPEHAIFVLATTEVHKVPATILSRCQRFTFTRHGVASTAAHLRRVAASEGLELEPGAAEAIARAATGSLRDALGVLEQLASYTSGRISVAQVQSLLGMTSSAEVAALIEALLDGDAAAALRAVNAVADQGADLRQFTRDLVERLRSLLLLLAAGDHALADIGDDEREMMTAWARRAETGRLLHWVKLFSALDHQLRATPYGQLPLELAVVEALLEQPAQPLAPARRPEASGARVPPSQAAAPARRAPAPVQTEAPAPRLDSSPTTLPTAPAPPPEEAAPPMSFSSPPGGSEPALAAEAAPASSDDRISRPVPAAPVARSPEAAAAANADFSLLELVEAHWEEIKRDVRPRSPTVQALLHSVRPIDVEGNTVVLLAASPFHKENLEKAQNRRIVEEVIQRRLGVTVALRCTIEARAESRDLRSQIREARKDELVRAAMNIFEAHIVDIEPPE; encoded by the coding sequence ATGGCTTCACTGTCTCTGTATCGCAAATGGCGCTCCCAGACGTTCGCCGAACTCGTCGGCCAGGAGCATGTGGTGCGGACGCTGCGCAATGCCATTGTCGAGGAGCGCGTGGCCCATGCCTACCTGTTCACCGGGCCGCGGGGAGTAGGCAAGACGAGTGTGGCCCGCCTGCTGGCCAAGGCGGTGAATTGTCTGGCCGCCGAACGTGCAGCCCGGCCCTGCGGCCAGTGTGAGATGTGCCTGGAGATTGCCGAGGGCCGCGCGGTGGATGTGATCGAAATGGACGCCGCCTCGAATACCAGCGTCGAGGATGCCCGCACCCTGATCAGCGGCGTGATGACGCGGCCAACCCGCGGGCGCTACCGCGTCTACATCATTGACGAGGCGCACATGCTTTCCACCGCCGCCTTCAACGCCCTGCTCAAGACCCTGGAAGAGCCTCCCGAGCACGCCATCTTCGTCCTGGCGACCACCGAGGTGCACAAGGTTCCGGCCACCATTCTGTCGCGCTGCCAGCGTTTCACCTTTACGCGCCACGGCGTCGCCAGCACTGCCGCGCACCTGCGCCGTGTCGCCGCGTCCGAAGGGTTGGAACTGGAGCCGGGGGCGGCGGAGGCCATCGCCCGCGCCGCCACAGGCAGCCTGCGCGATGCTCTGGGGGTGCTGGAACAACTGGCCTCCTATACCAGCGGCCGCATCAGTGTGGCCCAGGTGCAGAGCCTGCTGGGAATGACCTCGTCCGCCGAGGTGGCCGCGCTGATCGAGGCGCTCCTCGATGGCGACGCGGCGGCGGCGCTGCGGGCGGTTAACGCCGTAGCCGATCAGGGCGCCGATCTACGCCAGTTCACCCGCGACCTGGTGGAGCGCCTGCGCTCGCTGCTGCTGCTGCTGGCCGCCGGCGACCATGCGCTCGCCGATATCGGCGATGATGAGCGTGAGATGATGACGGCCTGGGCGCGACGAGCCGAGACCGGGCGCCTGCTGCACTGGGTGAAGCTGTTCAGCGCCCTGGATCACCAGTTGCGCGCCACGCCCTACGGCCAGTTGCCGCTCGAACTGGCGGTTGTCGAGGCGCTGCTGGAGCAGCCCGCGCAGCCCCTCGCCCCCGCGCGGCGTCCTGAAGCCTCCGGCGCGCGGGTCCCGCCGAGCCAGGCCGCCGCACCCGCGCGCCGCGCCCCCGCTCCGGTCCAGACCGAGGCCCCCGCTCCTCGTCTGGACTCTTCACCTACGACGCTTCCGACCGCCCCGGCGCCCCCTCCAGAGGAGGCTGCGCCGCCGATGAGCTTCTCGTCGCCGCCGGGCGGCTCCGAGCCTGCCTTGGCAGCAGAGGCCGCCCCGGCCAGCTCTGATGATCGGATAAGTCGTCCCGTTCCCGCCGCGCCGGTGGCCCGTTCGCCCGAGGCGGCGGCGGCCGCCAACGCCGACTTCTCGCTGCTCGAACTGGTGGAGGCCCACTGGGAGGAGATCAAGCGCGATGTGCGGCCCCGCAGCCCGACGGTGCAGGCGCTGCTCCACAGCGTGCGCCCGATTGATGTGGAGGGCAACACGGTGGTGCTGCTGGCCGCCTCGCCCTTCCACAAGGAGAATCTGGAGAAGGCGCAGAACCGCCGCATCGTCGAGGAGGTCATCCAGCGGCGCCTGGGCGTCACGGTGGCGCTGCGCTGCACTATCGAGGCCCGCGCCGAGTCGCGCGATCTGCGCAGCCAGATCCGCGAAGCGCGCAAAGACGAACTCGTCCGTGCGGCGATGAATATCTTCGAGGCCCATATTGTGGATATTGAACCGCCGGAGTAA
- a CDS encoding response regulator transcription factor, which produces MRPLTIVLADDHHVVRSGLRVLLENEMNCTVVGEAGNGPEALAMVERLQPDLLIADLIMPGLSGLEVARQTRVVSPNTRIVILSMHADESYVREALRAGVTAYVLKETLSTEFLYAIQQAAQGRRYLSPPLSDRAIDAYASQTAETNLDLYETLTAREREILYLAAQGLTSAEIAEHLMIGVRTVDTHRASMMRKLGLHTPLDLIRYAVRRGIVTLDG; this is translated from the coding sequence ATGCGACCACTGACGATCGTACTGGCCGACGATCACCATGTTGTACGCAGCGGCCTGCGGGTCTTGCTGGAGAACGAGATGAATTGTACAGTGGTTGGCGAGGCCGGCAATGGTCCCGAAGCGCTGGCCATGGTTGAGCGGCTCCAGCCCGACCTGCTGATCGCCGACCTGATTATGCCAGGGTTGAGCGGCCTGGAGGTGGCGCGCCAGACCCGGGTCGTTTCCCCCAACACCCGGATTGTCATCCTCTCCATGCACGCCGATGAGTCGTATGTGCGCGAGGCCCTGCGCGCCGGCGTTACTGCCTACGTGCTCAAAGAAACGCTCTCGACGGAGTTCCTCTACGCCATCCAGCAGGCGGCCCAGGGACGCCGCTACCTGAGCCCGCCGCTCTCCGACCGCGCGATTGACGCCTACGCCAGCCAGACTGCGGAGACCAACCTGGATCTCTACGAGACTCTTACCGCCCGTGAGCGCGAGATCCTCTACCTGGCGGCCCAGGGCCTTACCAGCGCCGAAATCGCCGAGCATCTGATGATCGGCGTGCGGACGGTGGATACCCACCGGGCGAGCATGATGCGCAAACTGGGTCTACATACCCCTCTGGATCTGATTCGCTATGCCGTGCGGCGCGGGATTGTCACCCTGGACGGGTGA
- a CDS encoding DsbA family protein yields the protein MLETEPRIVDEYVQPGKARLIYRHLLQLGERSELLAEAAECAADQGRFWDMRQAIYRRYNQLYTETQAGVAAAAVEAGVDVEALRACLAAGTHEAAVRADYEAAVSEGIRSRPVFVIGERRIVGAQPFNVFQELLDRASGA from the coding sequence GTGCTGGAGACCGAGCCACGCATCGTTGATGAGTATGTACAACCTGGCAAGGCGCGTCTGATCTATCGCCATTTGCTGCAACTGGGCGAGCGCTCCGAACTCCTGGCGGAAGCCGCCGAGTGCGCTGCCGACCAGGGGCGCTTCTGGGATATGCGTCAGGCCATCTATCGGCGCTACAATCAACTGTATACCGAGACGCAGGCCGGCGTCGCCGCCGCCGCCGTGGAAGCCGGCGTTGACGTAGAGGCATTACGGGCCTGTCTCGCCGCCGGAACTCACGAGGCCGCCGTTCGGGCCGATTATGAGGCTGCCGTGTCCGAGGGCATCCGCTCCCGTCCGGTCTTTGTCATCGGTGAGCGGCGCATCGTCGGGGCGCAGCCGTTCAACGTCTTTCAGGAACTGCTTGACCGCGCTTCCGGCGCCTGA